Part of the Liberibacter crescens BT-1 genome is shown below.
CATATTTTTAAATGAACTAAAATGCCTTTTTAAAGGCATACTTTTACAAAAACGCTCAATCTATTATATTTTAAAGACATCTAATCAAAATTATACTTTTGAAAATTTAATACACTCATAATTACTTTTTCTTTGTAAAGATTTCAAAGGTCTTCTCGAAGGATAGCCATAGAAAAATTATAAGAAAGATCTCCATCTTCATTATCCTGATAAAGGACTCCAATAAATTCCGAGTTTGAAAATACTTCAGCAGAATCTGATTTATTAAGACGTGCTTTCACTGATATTTTAGGACCAAACAAACGTTTAAAATATGCATCTAATTTCTTAATCTCATCAACTTTCATCAAAAACTCCATCAAAAACATAACCTTACAAAGGTACTCACCTAAAAATACTTATTTCAATGCAAAAAAACAAATCTAACGACAGAAAATACCACGTGCACCTTATTAAAAACTCCCTTTACGTTATCAGTTATAAAAGTTTTATTATACAAGTCCATCTACAAGATTCTTATGTGATTTTATAAGAAAATCCAGAGCTCCCTGCTTAAAAATTTTATCTCCAACGGCAAGCATATGATCGCGACCACGAATATCAAGAAAACGACTACAAGGCATAAGTGAGTCAAGAGCTTCTGGAGATCCTGAAACCTCATCTTTAGATCCAACTGCAATCAATGTTGGAACATCAATACGCTGCATATCCTGAAAATAGAAAAGTTTGCAGATCATAGAAAGACAGGACGCAAGAGCGATAAGATTATTTTGTGTGTTTATGTGCTGAGCAAATTTTCTAAACATAATCCCTAAAGGATGACGAACATCTTGAAGAGAAGGCAAAAGAAAAGAATCTATGACAGGTTGCCAATCTATTACTTTTGGATCATACAGACCACTCCCCACACCACCAAGAATAAGAGAACGAACATGACAAGGGAAAAATAGAGCCATAGAAACCCCGATACGCGCACCCATTGAATACCCCATAATATGAGCAGTCCGAACTCCTAAATAATCAAGGAGATCAACAACATCAGAAGCCATGAGTGCTAAATTATAAGGAGAAGGATCCACAGGTTTATCACTATCCCCATGCCCAAGAATATCAAGGGCAATAACACGAAAACCTGAATCATGCAAAAATTTTATCCAGCCTGGAAAAAACCAATTAATTTTTAAAGACGAACAAAAACCATGAAGCAAAACAACCGGTGGGCTAGTTTTCTTTCCTATATCAAGAAATACTAGCTTAAAGCCTCGCCAACAAAAAAAATGTAAAAGTTTAATATTAAACAAAAGACATAATACCCAAAATTGTTTTCTACTGCTATTATATGAATTTATAGCAGATAAATAACAAGGAAGAAAGCATGAAAGATAATTGTATCCCTCATTTTCACAATGACAGAGGGTATAAATATATTGAAATAGGAGTTAAAGAGTTTATGTGCACAGGAGCTTCAAAACCTTTCGATCATCCACATATTTTTATTGATATGGGCGCAGAAAATGAAAAAATTTGTCCTTACTGCTCAACGTTATACCGGTTTAATCCCTCACTCAATGCACAAGAAACAATTCCTGCAGGCTGCACTTATACTCCATAAAAAATATACTCAAATATGTGTGAAAAGATAATCCGTAAAGCGCATTATAATCCTTCCATAGCTATTGTCGGTGCTGGTATAGCAGGGTTAACATTGGCGTTGTCCTTATGTCGTTACGGAATAAAAAGCGATATTTTTGAACAGAGCGACCAATTCATGGAGGCAGGAGCAGGACTGCAGATTTCACCAAATGCCTCATACTTACTCAAGAAAATAGGTGTTCTTAGCGAGTTGGAATCTTTGTGGTTTGAACCAAGTGCTATTCGCCTGCTATCTGGAATCACCATGAAAGAGCTTAATAATATTCCTTGTGGAAGCCATGCACGAAACCAATGGGGTGCTCCTTATGCTGTTCTGCATCGAACAACTCTCCGAAAAACACTTCTTTCTATTTTAGAAAGAAATCCTCTGGTAAATTTACATCTTAATACACGTATATCTGAAAAACCGTTTACAGATATTATCAATATTATAGGTCGACAACCTGATCTTTTAGTAGGCGCAGATGGGTTATGGTCAAAAATACGAACATGTATAGAAAATCGCTCAGCTCTTTTTTCAGGGAATGTTGCTCTGCGTTTTCTTGTTTCCACGCATAAGGCTCCTAATTTCATTGATCATCAATCGATAAATGCTTTTCTAGGACCTAACGCTCATTTAGTGATATATCCTCTCCCTGAAATCTCTTCAATCAATATCGTCGTTATTACTTCATGTCCTGAGAATATGATTCAAGAAACTTATGGACATATTGCCCAGCCTTCAGAACATACCTTATTTATGAACTCTCTGAGTTCTTGGAACCAAAAACTTAAACATTTGGTATTAAAAGCAGAAAACCCTTTCTTCTGGCCTTTATTTCAATGTCACTGTGATCATTGGCACAATGGCCGTGACACTGTTCTCATCGGAGATGCCGCCCATGCGATGCTTCCTTTTGCGGCACAAGGAGCCAACATGGCAATTGAAGATGCCTACATACTCGCAGCATTCCTTGCTCAGAAACCAATTTCTGAAGCCATCATTTCTTATCAAGAAAATCGTAAAACACGAATACATAAAGTTTATAATCGTATAAATTTTAATCGCTTTATTTTTCATCTAAAGGGACCGAATCAGCTTTTCAGAAATATTGCCTTGAAAATTATACCTCCTGCACAACTTTCCAAAAATTTGAACTGGCTCTATGGCTACAAGAGTATTATCTAAAGGGAGGCAATTAATATGTTTCCTGGATGATGATAGACTATATTATAGACAAACACCTCTTCAGGTGTTATATAAACCCTTTAGCATAAGTTAAAGACTATCGAGTCCTTTATTCTGAATAAAATGATTGAACATGAAGTTCAATATTAACTGATCTCAAACGCAGAAGTAAAAAATCAATATATCACCTGGCGGCATATATTTATAATATAATAGCTGTTAATTATGTAAGTTTTAACAAGAAAAACTTGACCATTGCGATTTTTTGGCTTGTTATATCTATTAAGAAGAATCCATAAAATTCTAACAAGTATGATATTAAAAAATGCACTATGGCATTAGAGAGAGTTGTATAACAAAGTATCTCAGAAAGGGTAGATTATGTTTAAAAAAATTTTATTAGCTATTATCAGTATTTCTATTACTGGCTTTAGCTCTTACAATACATTAGCCGCTACACTGTTAGATAATATTAAAGAGAGAGGGCATATCAAATGCGGCATTAATTCAGGTGTTGCCGGTTTTTCTCAGCCTGACTCAAACGGAAATTGGCAAGGTTTTGATGTTGATTTTTGCAAAGCTATTGCTTCTGCAATTTTTAATGATCCTTCTAAGGTAAAATATACTGCTCTCAGTGCCAAGGAACGTTTTACAGCATTACAATCTGGACAAATAGATGTGTTAAGCCGCAATACAACCTGGACATTAAGCCGCGATACCTCTCTTGGCTTTAACTTTCGTCCTATCACATATTATGATGGACAAAGTTTTATGACTCATAAAAATTTAAATGTTAAATCTATTACTGATTTATCTGGTGCCTCAATATGTGTACAAGCAGGAACAACTACTGAGATGAATATGTCGGACTATTTTCGATCTCATAATTTGAAATATAATCCGACAGTCTTTGAAAAAGTAGAAGAAGTAAATGCTGCTTATGACTCTGGACGTTGTGATGCCTATACAGCAGATAAGTCTGCATTGTATACATTTCGACTTACTCTTAAGAATCCTGATGAGCATGTGATACTTAACGAAACAATTTCTAAGGAACCTCTCGGTCCTTTGGTTCGTCACGGGGATGATCAATGGTTTGATATTGTTTCATGGGTACATTATGCTATGATTAATGCAGAAGATTTTGGCATAACAAAAGCGAATGTTGACCAAATGCGTAATTCTGATAATCCAGATATACGACGTTTTCTTGGGAATGAAGCGAATAGCACTCTTGGAGCAGGCCTTGGATTAACAGAGGATTGGGCTTACAACATTATTAAAAACATGGGAAATTATGGTGAAGTTTTTGATCATAATATTGGATCTGGTTCTAATCTTAAAATTCCACGTGGTCTTAATAAATTATGGAATAAAGGGGGTATTCAATATGCTCCTCCTGTTCGTTAAGCACAACGATATTATGTTTTAAAATTCAATCAATATTAAGAGTTATTATTAAAATGGAGCCAATATTCTTTATAAGATGATTGGCTCCAAAGACAGCTTGTTAATAAAGAAAAATACTTCTTTGCTTAGCTAAAAGAAAGGATAGAGTGTGATTCGAAAAAGTCAAAATGACGTCAGTAATTATCAAAGAACCTCATGGTTTTTTTATAATTCTCATATCCGCAGTGCGTTTTTTCAAATCATTACTCTATTATTAGTCGTTGGCTTGATCATATGGATTTCCAAAAATGTTTACGTTAATCTTTTAAGGATAAACATTGCTTCCGGATTTGGTTTTTTAAAAAATCGTTCTGGCTTTGATATAGATCAAACTCTTATCCCTTATACAAGCAATTCTTCTTATTTTAGAGCTTTAGTTGTCGGTTTTCTTAATACTCTTACAGTAACGGCTATAAGCATTATTCCTGCAACGCTGATAGGATTGTTTGTTGGTATTGGACGTTTATCTTCTAATAAGCTTGTTTCGTGGATTTGTAGAATTTATGTAGAAATATTTCGCAATATTCCACCCTTATTGGTTATATTTTTTTGTTACAAGTGCATTTTAAGTGTTTTGCCTAACCCTCGCTCTTCAATTATATTGCCACTCCATATTTATATCAATAATCGTGGTATTTCTTTCCCAAAACCAATTCTTTATGCTGGCTTTGAAACTATTACACTTAGTATTTTAGCTGGCTTACTTATGAGCTTCTTTATAGTAAAATTTTCTCAGAAGTATCATGACAAAACAGGGAAAAATATACCTTCTTTCTATATCTCTATGTTATTTATAATTGCATTACCAATAGGAACGTTTATTTTTATAGGATGCCCAATCGATTTTGACTTTCCAAGAGTGACTCGTTTTAATTTAACAGGAGGGCTTTCTGTTGGGCCAGAATTTATTTCTCTTAATTTTGCATTGTCTTTTTATACAGCTTCTTTTATATCGGAGATATTTCGCTCTGGAATTGTTTCTATTTCAAAAGGACAATTAGAAGCAGCAATATCTCTTGGGCTTCGTCAATCTCAAATAAACCGTTTTATTTTAATACCTCAAGCAATAAAAGTTATTATTCCTCCTCTTACCAGTCAATATCTGAATCTCCTGAAAAATTCGTCTTTAGCAGTTGCAATTGGTTTTGCAGATCTTGTATCAGTTGGTGGAACCATTCTTAATCAAACAGGACAAGCTATTGAAATTGTTGCTATATGGATATCTGTTTATTTATCTCTTTCGATTATGATATCTTTATTCATGAACTGGTTTAATAAAAAAGTTGCTTTAGTGGAGAAATAAATGACCTCTTCTTATCCCTTTATACGAAAAGAATTATTACCAGAGGCGGTTGCTCCTAAAAATCATCGTGGTGTATTAGGTTGGATACGTTTAAGCTTTTTTTCAACTCCTAAGGACTCATTATTAACAATTTTATCCCTTATTATATTATATTTTATATTACCAGAAATAATACATTGGTTATTCATAGATGCTGTATGGACAGGAACAGATCGATCTGTCTGCGCGACCACAATACAAGGAGGAATTCAGAAAGAAAATTGGAGTGGCGCTTGCTGGGCTTTCATAAGTGATCGTTATCAACAATTTATGTTTGGACGCTATCCTGTCGAGGAGCGCTGGCGGCCTCTAGTTGTTGCAGGATTATTTATATTGTTGACAACCCCTCTCCTCATTCCTTCTGTACCTCACAAAATATTCAATGGTTTCTTATTAATCAGTGTATTCCCAATAATATCCTTCTTTCTCCTTTATGGTGGCTTCTATCTTAGTATCGTTGAAACTCAGCTCTGGGGTGGATTAATGGTAACATTGATTATTTCTTGTTTTGGTATCGTTTTTTCCCTACCTATCGGTATTTTACTGGCATTAGGACGTATTTCAAAAATGCCTGTTATACGTATGCTCTGTATTACTTTTATTGAATTAATCAGAGGTATTCCTCTCGTAACTGTCCTTTTCATGGCCAGTGTTATGTTACCTCTTTTTTTGCCACAGGGTTGGACAGTTGACAAATTATTACGTGCTTTAATTGGTGTATGTATGTTTGCTTCAGCCTATATCGCTGAAGTTATACGTGGTGGACTTCAAAGTATTCCTAAAGGTCAATATGAAGCAGCTGACTCTATTGGATTAAGTTACTTTAATAAAATGCGCTTTGTTATTATGCCACAGGCAATAAGATGTGTTATACCTGGGATTGTAAATACTTTCATTGGTTTGTTTAAAGACAGCTCATTAGTATCCATTATCAGCATGTTTGATCTATTAGGAATTGTAAGAATTAATTTTAGTGATCCAAAATGGGCAACTCCAGTAACATCTACTACAGGTTTAATTTTTGCTGGATTTATATTCTGGATTTTTTGTTTTAGTATGTCTGTTTATTCAAACTTCATAGAAAAATGTTTAAATACTACAAGAAAATAATCAAGGATATTTTTATATATGGAAAAAACAAACGATATTATCACTGATATAGATAAGCATAAAAAAAACTATGTTGTTGAAATGAATTCAATAAATAAATGGTATGGGGATTTTCATGTTCTACGTGATATTAATCTAAAAATTTTAAAGAGTGAGCGCGTTGTTATAGCAGGTCCTTCAGGATCAGGAAAATCAACTTTGATTCGCTGTATCAATCGACTAGAAAAATATCAAACAGGATATATAATTGTTGACAATACAAACCTCGAAGATAATCTCAAATCTATTGAGAGGATACGTCGTGATGTTGGAATGGTTTTTCAACACTTTAATTTATTCCCACATCTCACTATTTTCGAAAATTGCACTCTTGCTCCTATCTGGGTTCGTAAGCTATCTAAAAAAGAAGCAGAGGATATTGCTAACTATTACCTTAATAAAGTTAAAATTATTGATCAAGCACATAAATATCCTGGACAATTATCAGGAGGTCAACGACAACGTGTCGCTATTGCACGGGCTCTGTGCATGGCTCCTAAGATAATGTTATTTGATGAACCTACTTCTGCGCTGGACCCAGAAATGATTAAAGAAGTTCTTGATACAATCATCTCTCTTGTTGAAGACGGCATGACCATGATCTGCGTAACCCATGAAATGGGTTTTGCGCGTCAAGTTGCTAATCGGATTGTATTTATGGATCAAGGACAAATTGTTGAACACAATTCACCTGAAGAATTCTTCAATAACCCACAACATGAACGAAGTAAACTTTTCTTAAGCCAGATTATTAATTAATTACTTATAAAAATATCATTTAATTCTGAAATCTCATAAACATGTTGCTAAAAATTTGTATGTTCGATGTCCTGAAAGCTTGATTTCTTTAAAAAATCATTTAACTATTGTAATAGTTGACAGTTAATGTTTTTTCCAAAAATTTTCGGAGTGTAGCGCAGTCTGGTAGCGCATCTGGTTTGGGACCAGAGGGTCGGGAGTTCGAATCTCTCCACTCCGACCATTTTTCAAGAGAGCTTTTATAGAGTGTAAAGCTTCTCATGTTAGAAGCTGTATTATATTAATAGATATATATAAAAATAAGGCACTGGAAATGTTGGCAAAAATTTATCGTCAAGAAAAAACAGCTATGCAATCAGGAAAGGCTCGAATAAATTCATGGGTGTTGGAGTTTGAAAAGAAGATACCTCCTAAAATTAATCCTTTCATGGGCTATATTTCTTCCAAGGATGCTTATCAGCAGGTCAAGTTATTATTTAACAGTTGTGAACAGGCAGAAAATTATGCTCGTGCCCAAGGGATTAACTATTTTATAGTACCAACACAAGAATCAATGCCTCAACGTATTTCATATCAGGAGAATTTTTCTTATAACCGTATTGAGCCTTGGACACATTAATAGCTGAAATCTATATAGGTTTTATGGCCCCTTAGCTCAGCTGGATAGAGCATCTGCCTTCTAAGCAGGTTGTCGTAGGTTCGAATCCTGCAGGGGTCGCCACTTATTTTTTATATCCTTAATTTTCAAGGCTTTCATCGCCTGTTTAGTCGCACCTAACAAAGGTAAGACTTTTTATTTTCCTCTAGTAAGCTATTTCATGATAGAACATTATAGATTACCCACACCTCGAAAATGATGTTCGGATCCAAAAAGCATATATAAGGTATATAGAAGTGACCTTTTTCACCAACATTATCTCCCCAGGAATTTCGGATTTTAAACAATTGCGTCTCATCATCATAGCCTGTGACTACAACTGCATGATTTGTTCTCGTCGTGTCCGTAACCAAAGGTACTGGCATAACAACAAGAGGTGTTCCATTCTCTCCCGCAAACCAGCTTTCAAAAATGGCAAAGCCGATGACAAATACATGACCAGCAGCAAGGCAGGCCTTCAGCTGACTGAGTTGAAGGGGCAATCGTTCATATCGGGCAATCCGATAAGCAAGAGCATGCTGATACGCTGTTTCTGGTGGTTTGGTGACTGCTTTAGAGTCAGCAGGGAAAAGTCCTGTGGTTTTATCACCGTACGTATAATCATAAGTCCACTCACTCTCAGGACAAACACCCTGTTTATATAAAGTTAGGATACCATCACGAAGTGTCACTATACCAGAATCATAGCTGATCCTATTTTCAAGGCTACGTTCATTGTAGTAGATAAACAACCGTGAAGGTATAAAATCTTTTTTTGCCCAATGTTTCATACGATCATATTGAATCGCCGCTGCAAAAGCATTCGCCGTACAAGAATTGAGCTCCCCCTGATCGTAGACAGGAAAAGCAGGAGTGTTATCCACTTTTGGCGGTAGTAGATCCATTGAAATAGATGAAGGGGAAGAATAATAAAAATCCCGACTATCATAAATACTAGGCTGCAATCCCGTACTATATTTTGGCAATTCTGCTCCATATTTTTCTATAGACATTTAGTCTCTCCTTATTAAATTGAATGTTAACTATTTTTTTCTTATTTTGGCTTTTCCCAGCACCCTAGTGATGCTCCATATCGGTCATGATTGAGGATCTGGCTGCCAGCCTGTCAGAATTTTTTTCATTTCCTGTTATTGGTTTCCACCCTGTGCATATCGCTTTCCTTGTCGCCAAAGCATCCTTCATTACGCACTCGTCAAGAGCATGGGAAGAACTAATACCACGATCAATATCATCTCTTTTTTATTGAGTACCCTTTCTGATTCCTTTCTGTCTGCTTCCTGTGCTGATGCCTTCCCCTTTCTATGCCCTGCAGCAAATGCCGAGAAAAGTGCCAGAATGACTCCCAAAATCGCATAGACTAAAGTCATGATGTTTTCCCCTCATCCTTGCCACTGTGTAGCCCCTGATCTGTCATAAACCGCAAAAGAACGCTGACCACAGGGAGAACAAAAGCGATAACCTTAAACAGATGATCACCCAAAAGACCGTCAAGGCGGTCAATATTGCTTGCCGCTGTACATAAAACAAGAGCAACAAGATTGATCCATATGGTCTTGCTCCTGTACCAGGCTTTCTTACGCTGCTTCATGATACTTCCCAGAAACATAAGCCTCTCCTCTTTCCTGCGCTTCATTAATCCGACAACAGGAACAAGTTTTCCGTTCCTGTGATCATTGCCCCAGCGCAGAAACTGTTCCGCTGCAGCTTCATACTGACCTTCATTGACAAGATGCAAAAGTGTAGAGCCATAAAAAGCAGGACAACCAAGATTGTAGACAAAGCTCACCAGGGCATCAAACTGGCTTTGCGTGAGAAAAACCGTAACATGGCTGTTCACTGCTGCTTCTGCCTCGCGAAGTTCCTTTTTAAGAAACTCTTCCGCCTGCTCTCGGGTCATCGTGATAAAATGCTCTCCTGGCTTTATCAGATGACCATAGCCAATGGTTGGAAGACCTGCAGTGTCCTTGTAGACATGCGCATCAAAGCCTTCCTTCTCCTTGATAAAATCAATGCCCTGCTGTGATGTTTTAAAATTGTTTTTGCTGTTTCCAGACATAATTTCTTTCCCTCTCCCAATAAGTGTGGTATAAAAATTATGAACCTTACGCAAATAAGCCGATCCGTGAACGCGGGTCGGTTTACTGTTTCCAGTGTGGAAACTGTTTTATAACGGCGAAGATGGCCGCAAAGATTGCAGCAAGACCTCCAGTAAACTTTATAAAGATCAGGCTGCTTATGCAGACAATCAAGACGCTCCTGCTCAAGTTTCGCAGGGAAAAAAGGATTATCGTTCCAGTTCGCCCTTTAGGATTTCCTGACGTCCTTTTTTGAATGAAATGATCATTTAATCGTCTTTCACTGTTTTTTCACTGTTAAAACAGTGGAAAGCTCCCAATAAAAAAGCCGCCTTAAAGGCAGCTCAAAAACATATAAAAAAAGCACTACACACCCTCCGGCATACAATGCTGCACATAAGTGTCAAGTAGATATTCCGTTCGAACGAGTCAAGTACCAGAGTTGTTTTTTATGAGCTCTTGTACCCCCAATGTTGTGCAAGAACATCAAGCCCATCTTTTATATAATCCGCAATAGTCGTACGCTCTCTCACTGAAGAGCCCATATCCGATATCGCCTTGCCCTGCCCCGCGACCGCAATCATGAACTCATAAGCCCGAACGCCCAAAAGATTACGACAGGCAACAAGCTGCTGCAACGCTGAGATACGATTCTCCGTTATCCCGTCATTCCTCACGCCACCATCAACACGAATCCCATCAAGGTTCACGCTCACATAGTCCATGCCGCCCGCAGCCTCCCATAAAGCCCGAAATCGTCCGCAGCACGCGCCTGACACGCATCAATATGGCCACGTGCCACCAATGTCGTAATCGCACTCTCGCCAATGTTAACCTAGGCCATAATATGACGCGGATTGGTGACGCTCTCCCCATGCGATGATAAATACAGCGGGTTCTCAATCTCTATACAAACAATATCATTCTTCTTGTGCTTCAAGGACAAACTCCAAAAACAAAACCTGCTATTCCTTTATCATAATAACACAAACCTTGAAACCCCTCAAAATCGTCGCGTTTAAACAAAAAAAATCATTGTAAACTCAATCCTTGACTCTTCAACCCTCTTCATCCACCTGATAAAATAAACACTGAAATATCAAACGTTAGAAACGATCTACGCACCGAGATGAAATACAATTTCATCTTTACATTTAGTGCTATCATTGCCGCCGTTCTTGCGCTTTCTGGACTCATGGCAAAAGGCTTTCATTGGCTGTAATATTCTTTAGTTTTTCTGAATAACCTTTAATAACGTTTTTCCTTTCTCCTCTTTTCCCTCTGCCCTTCAGGATTGAGACGTTCCTCCCACGTTGACTTCCTATCTTCCCATCTGAACACAATTAACGTCTCAAGGTACTTTCTGCCATTCTTGTCGAAACATTCAATCACTTCAAACCTTCCTTTTCTCTTCCATTTTTCCTTCAGGAGTTCCAACGGAAAAGCTTTTCTTTCGTATATTGCGTCTGCGGACTCCTCTTCCCGTGAATGTGATAAAACAAGTTCATCCCTCTGTTTCTGAAGGGACGATAATCTTTCCTGGAATGGTCTCGCCTCCTCCCTCACCAGAGCAGCAAAAACAGGAGGCATCGGCACCTGAGTAACAGAAATTCCATGTCTCCCTTCATACATCCCTCTGATATGCTTCTCTACCACCGCTTCAAGAGCTATTGAAGGTAATCCCGCTAACGATCTCGTGTAGGCTTTGAGGCCCTTTTCTGTTTGTAACGTATCCTGAATGATCATTCCAAACTCCTTCGTCATCATCCTCAGTTGTTCCGCTATTTCTTCCTCTGTAATCGGGGGGTTCTGGCTTCGAAGCAGGGATATTTGCTGATCCAGCGAAAAGATTTTCTGGCCCGTTTCTGTTGAGCTCGGCAGGTAATGTATCGCCATGGTCTATAACCTTTCCATCTATAACTTTCGCTTTTTCAGCTTTTAATTTTTCGCAATGGTCATCTAAAAAATTCACCCACTTCTGATGCCTCATTCCCGCCGCTGTTCGTGGTGGATCAGTCCCTTGCCTCATCGATACGGAAGAACGTTGATAACCATCCTTGAAGCCCTTGAATCTCTCGTTTTTGATAAACCTGCACATGTGAACAGGACGATATTCAGGGTTATCTTTGCAGTACATCGAGAAATTGGGAATGGAATTTGAAACCTCTATCTTTTCCTCATCATCAAGCTTCTGCCAGGCAGAAAAAGCCTCTTTCTTCGACATGTTTGGGTCTGTTAGGTAATCTTGCCATGCCTCCTCAAAGGCAGCAGTATAAACAAGCTTCTTCTTCGGTTTTTTATGGCCTTTGCCAGCGTTTTGTTGAGGTTCTTCTCGTGAAATTGCCGCTGAAGAAACAACACTTTGCTCAGCGTTTGCTATGCATCTGCTTTCGTTTTGATCAACGCTTGTTGTGGTTTTGATATCAGTGTGATTGTCAAAATCATCAAAATCAGAAACCGACAAATCTGAACGAAGTGAAGATTTATTCTTTTTATTTTGGTTATTGGTTATTGGGTTATGGTTATTGGTTAGGATTGCACTTGCATTGCTTATGCATTTCATGTGCATTGCCGATGGATTTCTCTCGGATTCCATCTCCATTGCTATCAGATTGCAATGGATGCTCCATTGAATTCTGTGCAGAAGATCCTTCCCATCGTGCTTTTGAAGCTTTCGAACGCTTCTCACTATTGGAATGGTATTTCTCTATCTCTTCTTCGCATCTGTCATTGTACCAACCGTCAACCCTCTTCTCAAAAAAATGATAAAGAATAGTCTCAACAATCTGTTTGTACTTTCTTGTCTTGGCTCCTATAAACCAGCATATCTCATTAAAGTCAGAAGGAAGATGGCTTTCCCGAACATAATAAAGATCTATCAATCGTCTGTATATAATGTCTTCTTCAAGAGAAAGATGTCTCGTGCTGGAATGATAATCGCCTACATTAAAAGAGTAATACTTCATGATGATTTCACCACCTCCACAGACTTCTTATCCATCCGCCATATCCTTATTGTTCTGAAGTGTCTTCGTTATCTGGTGCAGGCCCAAAGATGTCGGGGTGTGATATGTTGTCTGGCCAAGGAGTATTTTCAGGCCATCTATCATAAAGCCACCTGAAAGCACTTTCCAGTCTACGTGTGCCAA
Proteins encoded:
- a CDS encoding amino acid ABC transporter substrate-binding protein translates to MFKKILLAIISISITGFSSYNTLAATLLDNIKERGHIKCGINSGVAGFSQPDSNGNWQGFDVDFCKAIASAIFNDPSKVKYTALSAKERFTALQSGQIDVLSRNTTWTLSRDTSLGFNFRPITYYDGQSFMTHKNLNVKSITDLSGASICVQAGTTTEMNMSDYFRSHNLKYNPTVFEKVEEVNAAYDSGRCDAYTADKSALYTFRLTLKNPDEHVILNETISKEPLGPLVRHGDDQWFDIVSWVHYAMINAEDFGITKANVDQMRNSDNPDIRRFLGNEANSTLGAGLGLTEDWAYNIIKNMGNYGEVFDHNIGSGSNLKIPRGLNKLWNKGGIQYAPPVR
- a CDS encoding DUF3126 family protein, with translation MKVDEIKKLDAYFKRLFGPKISVKARLNKSDSAEVFSNSEFIGVLYQDNEDGDLSYNFSMAILREDL
- a CDS encoding amino acid ABC transporter ATP-binding protein; the protein is MNSINKWYGDFHVLRDINLKILKSERVVIAGPSGSGKSTLIRCINRLEKYQTGYIIVDNTNLEDNLKSIERIRRDVGMVFQHFNLFPHLTIFENCTLAPIWVRKLSKKEAEDIANYYLNKVKIIDQAHKYPGQLSGGQRQRVAIARALCMAPKIMLFDEPTSALDPEMIKEVLDTIISLVEDGMTMICVTHEMGFARQVANRIVFMDQGQIVEHNSPEEFFNNPQHERSKLFLSQIIN
- a CDS encoding alpha/beta fold hydrolase; amino-acid sequence: MFNIKLLHFFCWRGFKLVFLDIGKKTSPPVVLLHGFCSSLKINWFFPGWIKFLHDSGFRVIALDILGHGDSDKPVDPSPYNLALMASDVVDLLDYLGVRTAHIMGYSMGARIGVSMALFFPCHVRSLILGGVGSGLYDPKVIDWQPVIDSFLLPSLQDVRHPLGIMFRKFAQHINTQNNLIALASCLSMICKLFYFQDMQRIDVPTLIAVGSKDEVSGSPEALDSLMPCSRFLDIRGRDHMLAVGDKIFKQGALDFLIKSHKNLVDGLV
- a CDS encoding zinc-finger domain-containing protein; this translates as MKDNCIPHFHNDRGYKYIEIGVKEFMCTGASKPFDHPHIFIDMGAENEKICPYCSTLYRFNPSLNAQETIPAGCTYTP
- a CDS encoding amino acid ABC transporter permease, which produces MTSSYPFIRKELLPEAVAPKNHRGVLGWIRLSFFSTPKDSLLTILSLIILYFILPEIIHWLFIDAVWTGTDRSVCATTIQGGIQKENWSGACWAFISDRYQQFMFGRYPVEERWRPLVVAGLFILLTTPLLIPSVPHKIFNGFLLISVFPIISFFLLYGGFYLSIVETQLWGGLMVTLIISCFGIVFSLPIGILLALGRISKMPVIRMLCITFIELIRGIPLVTVLFMASVMLPLFLPQGWTVDKLLRALIGVCMFASAYIAEVIRGGLQSIPKGQYEAADSIGLSYFNKMRFVIMPQAIRCVIPGIVNTFIGLFKDSSLVSIISMFDLLGIVRINFSDPKWATPVTSTTGLIFAGFIFWIFCFSMSVYSNFIEKCLNTTRK
- a CDS encoding amino acid ABC transporter permease codes for the protein MIRKSQNDVSNYQRTSWFFYNSHIRSAFFQIITLLLVVGLIIWISKNVYVNLLRINIASGFGFLKNRSGFDIDQTLIPYTSNSSYFRALVVGFLNTLTVTAISIIPATLIGLFVGIGRLSSNKLVSWICRIYVEIFRNIPPLLVIFFCYKCILSVLPNPRSSIILPLHIYINNRGISFPKPILYAGFETITLSILAGLLMSFFIVKFSQKYHDKTGKNIPSFYISMLFIIALPIGTFIFIGCPIDFDFPRVTRFNLTGGLSVGPEFISLNFALSFYTASFISEIFRSGIVSISKGQLEAAISLGLRQSQINRFILIPQAIKVIIPPLTSQYLNLLKNSSLAVAIGFADLVSVGGTILNQTGQAIEIVAIWISVYLSLSIMISLFMNWFNKKVALVEK
- a CDS encoding FAD-dependent monooxygenase; the protein is MCEKIIRKAHYNPSIAIVGAGIAGLTLALSLCRYGIKSDIFEQSDQFMEAGAGLQISPNASYLLKKIGVLSELESLWFEPSAIRLLSGITMKELNNIPCGSHARNQWGAPYAVLHRTTLRKTLLSILERNPLVNLHLNTRISEKPFTDIINIIGRQPDLLVGADGLWSKIRTCIENRSALFSGNVALRFLVSTHKAPNFIDHQSINAFLGPNAHLVIYPLPEISSINIVVITSCPENMIQETYGHIAQPSEHTLFMNSLSSWNQKLKHLVLKAENPFFWPLFQCHCDHWHNGRDTVLIGDAAHAMLPFAAQGANMAIEDAYILAAFLAQKPISEAIISYQENRKTRIHKVYNRINFNRFIFHLKGPNQLFRNIALKIIPPAQLSKNLNWLYGYKSII